A single window of Rhodamnia argentea isolate NSW1041297 chromosome 5, ASM2092103v1, whole genome shotgun sequence DNA harbors:
- the LOC115757430 gene encoding B3 domain-containing transcription factor VRN1-like, translating into MACIRRRRRGGGAVEREVASGPRLGCRSFFKIVLADALASGKLGIPKNFLRRCGKDLSNSVLLEVPDGSTWTIELEKCNNDMVLLWKGWREFMEHYSIGHGHLLVFKYEGSSAFRVIIFNKSASEIDYWSSSGKTSFVGRELPSPKTEDVVEAEDLEDVTPHRRMRIEPHLPYSELSLGYSPQGSVVPIDTDPEEPNLSQAQVGLTDKIKQPTRRVSHSEQVFHGPALPRPLTSPELVRKSDPEHPFFKKTIWQSHTVRLDIPGGFTKQHIQEKQRATLRYANRSWSVRLIRDSRRVGGAPCLSFSAGWRAFARETHLCVGNVCVFKLIDRNDIVFEVSILSGDFHGPTLSKPLKFSCLASNVDSEHPFFIRVTRQSYINGLSVPVEFANQHLQEHKQIATLWHSDRSWPVKILGSHRQATGSPALYFSTGWRAFAREAHLRPGNVCLFELIDQEDTVFKVSILSGAGSDTIHVDQDEHQKYYLRPLQHRNDSRVPNNASFS; encoded by the exons ATGGCTTGTATCCGTCGTCGCCGGCGAGGAGGTGGAGCTGTCGAGCGCGAGGTGGCGAGCGGTCCTCGTCTTGGGTGTCGTAGCTTCTTCAAGATCGTACTCGCCGACGCCCTTGCATCCGGAAAGCTC GGAATTCCAAAGAATTTCTTGAGAAGATGTGGAAAGGATCTCTCAAACTCGGTGCTTCTCGAGGTTCCAGATGGCTCAACCTGGACTATAGAGCTAGAAAAGTGTAACAATGACATGGTTTTGTTGTGGAAAGGGTGGCGGGAATTCATGGAGCATTACTCCATTGGTCATGGTCACCTCCTAGTTTTCAAATATGAGGGGAGCTCCGCTTTTCGCGTGATAATATTCAATAAGAGTGCTTCAGAGATAGATTATTGGTCGAGCAGCGGCAAAACATCATTCGTTGGGAGAGAACTTCCCTCACCAAAAACAGAAGATGTCGTAGAAGCAGAAGATCTGGAGGATGTCACGCCCCATCGAAGAATGAGGATCGAACCACATTTACCTTATTCTGAGCTTAGTCTTGGCTACTCACCGCAAGGATCCGTAG TTCCCATTGATACTGACCCCGAGGAACCAAATCTGTCTCAAGCTCAAGTTGGCCTGACGGATAAGATTAAGCAGCCTACACGCAGAGTGAGCCATTCTGAGCAGGTTTTTCATGGTCCTGCACTTCCAAGGCCTCTCACTAGTCCTGAATTAGTCCGCAAAAGTGATCCTGAACATCCCTTTTTCAAAAAGACGATCTGGCAATCTCATACGGTTAGACTG GATATTCCAGGTGGATTCACTAAGCAGCATATTCAGGAAAAGCAAAGAGCAACTCTTAGGTATGCCAACAGATCATGGTCAGTGAGGCTCATCAGGGACAGCAGACGTGTTGGAGGGGCTCCGTGTCTGTCCTTTTCTGCTGGTTGGCGTGCATTTGCAAGAGAAACTCATCTGTGTGTAGGAAATGTCTGCGTGTTCAAGCTAATTGATAGGAATGATATTGTGTTTGAAGTCTCCATTTTGAGTG GGGATTTTCATGGTCCTACACTATCAAAGCCTCTCAAGTTTTCCTGTTTAGCTAGCAATGTTGATTCGGAGCATCCCTTCTTCATACGGGTGACCCGACAAAGTTACATCAATGGCCTG AGTGTTCCAGTTGAATTTGCCAATCAACATCTTCAGGAACACAAACAAATAGCGACTCTTTGGCATTCGGACAGATCGTGGCCAGTGAAGATCCTTGGAAGCCATCGACAGGCCACTGGTAGTCCAGCTCTGTACTTCTCCACCGGTTGGCGTGCATTCGCAAGAGAAGCTCATCTGCGTCCAGGAAATGTCTGCTTGTTTGAGCTCATCGATCAGGAGGATACCGtgttcaaagtctccattttgagCGGCGCTGGTAGTGACACGATTCACGTCGATCAAGATGAACATCAGAAGTATTACCTTAGGCCATTGCAGCATCGAAATGATTCCAGGGTTCCTAATAATGCCTCCTTTTCTTAA